From the Marinomonas sp. THO17 genome, one window contains:
- the zipA gene encoding cell division protein ZipA, producing the protein MEFSLREWLILIGVVIIVVILIDGFRRYKKGQQANSTGKTVKRSSEEIVLRHKSSIEFVEDELQDQHEPAVDHDPITSAFEAARKTSKAPLTDVPHKVDSGPALQRTEELHLDELASLVPERDFGDSAISEQNYSDDGFYEQDELDLDFSENTADEQPTTHFHTEDYERSYSEVNFDQVTPQGSLDAMEEEDDLQDETTMAEIEEVIVINIFAPEGQSFAGMELLQLILNCGMRYGEMDIFHRHEDGFDRGRVQFSMANAIEPGTFDLDTMGESDCPGVSFFMGLPGPKNSMKAFDFMLETAQTLVRNLGGELRDERRSPMSDQTIAHCRQRIRDFERRRLMRNKQ; encoded by the coding sequence ATGGAATTTAGCTTGCGTGAGTGGCTGATCTTAATTGGTGTTGTCATCATTGTTGTCATTTTAATCGATGGTTTTCGTCGTTATAAAAAAGGTCAACAGGCCAACTCAACAGGAAAGACGGTAAAGCGTTCCTCTGAAGAGATTGTGTTGCGTCATAAGTCATCAATCGAGTTTGTGGAAGACGAATTGCAAGATCAGCATGAGCCTGCTGTCGATCATGATCCAATTACCAGTGCCTTTGAAGCTGCTCGTAAAACATCAAAAGCGCCATTAACCGATGTCCCACATAAAGTGGATTCTGGGCCTGCGTTACAAAGAACAGAAGAGTTGCATTTAGATGAGTTAGCTTCCTTGGTACCAGAACGTGATTTTGGTGATTCAGCTATTTCTGAACAAAATTATTCGGATGATGGCTTTTATGAACAAGATGAATTAGACCTAGACTTCTCAGAAAATACCGCAGATGAGCAGCCAACCACGCATTTTCATACCGAAGATTATGAACGTAGCTATTCCGAGGTGAATTTTGACCAAGTCACACCACAAGGTAGCTTGGATGCGATGGAAGAAGAGGATGACCTTCAAGACGAAACCACTATGGCTGAGATTGAAGAAGTTATAGTGATTAATATTTTTGCACCGGAAGGGCAAAGCTTTGCTGGTATGGAACTACTCCAGTTGATTTTGAATTGCGGTATGCGCTATGGCGAAATGGACATCTTTCACCGTCACGAAGACGGTTTTGATCGCGGACGTGTGCAGTTCAGCATGGCCAATGCCATCGAACCAGGCACCTTTGATTTGGATACCATGGGCGAAAGTGACTGCCCTGGAGTCAGTTTCTTTATGGGCTTGCCCGGCCCTAAGAACAGCATGAAAGCCTTTGACTTCATGCTAGAAACAGCACAAACCCTAGTGAGAAACTTAGGTGGTGAGTTGCGGGATGAACGACGCTCGCCAATGAGTGATCAAACCATTGCCCATTGTCGTCAGCGTATTCGTGATTTTGAGCGTCGCCGATTGATGCGCAATAAGCAGTAA
- the ccmE gene encoding cytochrome c maturation protein CcmE yields MHPVRRKRLLWILLCVSLLACALGLVLYALQQNINLFYSPTQIVQQEAPYDTNIRAGGMVLAGSVERDPDSLAVAFLVTDFQHNVRIEYVGILPDLFREGQGIVAQGQLRKDGVFQATEVLAKHDEKYMPPEVTEALQQSQTSSQYTN; encoded by the coding sequence ATGCACCCTGTTCGACGAAAACGATTATTATGGATTTTGCTTTGTGTGAGTTTATTGGCTTGCGCATTAGGCTTGGTGTTATACGCTTTGCAGCAAAACATAAATTTGTTTTATTCACCAACACAAATAGTTCAACAAGAAGCACCCTATGACACCAATATTCGTGCTGGTGGTATGGTATTAGCGGGTAGTGTAGAGCGTGATCCAGATAGTTTAGCGGTAGCATTTTTGGTAACCGACTTCCAACACAATGTGCGTATTGAATATGTGGGTATTTTGCCTGACTTATTTCGTGAAGGCCAAGGCATAGTTGCACAAGGTCAGCTTAGAAAAGATGGTGTTTTTCAAGCGACTGAAGTGCTTGCTAAGCATGATGAAAAATACATGCCCCCAGAAGTGACTGAGGCGTTACAGCAAAGCCAAACTTCGTCACAATACACAAATTAA
- a CDS encoding heme ABC transporter permease, whose product MNWVWLHKLGSPKWFYQSFKRWPTPLFVIASVLLITALIWGLAFAPEDYQQGNSFRIIYLHVPAAILAQSCYLALGLAGLIFLVWKIKMAPLFMRAVAPLGALMAFVALASGAIWGKPTWGTWWVWDARLTSVLILLFLYFGIMAIQNALEDRSVADKTAAVIGLLGLLNLPIIKYSVVWWNTLHQGASFKLTEKPSMPVEMWLPLLLSVIAFYLLTAALVLWRIETQIMQTEARSEWLKTEVLKDGI is encoded by the coding sequence ATGAATTGGGTCTGGTTACATAAATTGGGTTCACCAAAATGGTTTTATCAAAGCTTCAAACGCTGGCCAACACCTTTGTTCGTCATTGCCAGTGTATTGCTAATAACAGCCTTGATATGGGGATTAGCATTTGCGCCAGAAGATTATCAACAAGGTAACAGTTTTCGTATTATCTATTTGCATGTTCCAGCCGCCATACTGGCACAGTCTTGCTATCTAGCCTTGGGCCTTGCCGGTTTGATTTTTCTTGTCTGGAAAATCAAGATGGCTCCTTTATTCATGAGAGCGGTTGCGCCGCTGGGGGCCTTAATGGCATTTGTGGCGCTTGCTAGTGGCGCTATTTGGGGTAAGCCAACTTGGGGCACTTGGTGGGTGTGGGATGCTCGACTGACTTCGGTATTGATACTCTTGTTTTTGTATTTCGGCATAATGGCCATACAAAACGCACTTGAGGATAGAAGCGTAGCTGATAAAACCGCTGCCGTGATTGGTTTGCTGGGACTGTTAAATTTGCCCATCATCAAATACTCAGTCGTATGGTGGAATACCTTGCACCAAGGTGCGAGTTTTAAATTGACCGAGAAACCCAGCATGCCAGTGGAAATGTGGTTACCCTTATTACTGTCTGTTATTGCTTTCTATCTATTGACGGCGGCCTTGGTGTTGTGGCGAATAGAAACACAAATTATGCAGACAGAAGCCAGATCGGAATGGTTGAAAACAGAGGTTTTAAAGGATGGCATTTGA
- a CDS encoding chemotaxis protein CheW: MSTNIALKGANQSEDPMLQWVTFRLENEIYGVNVMQVKEVLRYSEIAPVPGAPAFVLGIIHLRGTVVTVIDTCQRFGLPSGEITDATRIMILEVEGHVIGILVDAVSEVVYLRQSEIEISPSVGNDESSKFIQGVCHKNDTLLILVDLDKLLSEDEWSEVASI, encoded by the coding sequence ATGTCTACGAATATTGCGTTAAAAGGCGCGAATCAATCGGAAGACCCAATGTTGCAATGGGTGACTTTTCGCCTAGAAAATGAAATTTATGGCGTTAACGTCATGCAGGTGAAAGAAGTTCTTCGGTACTCAGAAATTGCGCCGGTACCAGGTGCGCCAGCTTTTGTACTGGGTATCATTCATTTACGTGGTACCGTGGTCACTGTTATCGATACCTGCCAGCGCTTTGGTTTGCCCTCAGGTGAAATTACCGATGCTACGCGTATTATGATCCTAGAAGTGGAAGGCCATGTGATTGGTATATTGGTGGATGCGGTTTCTGAAGTGGTGTATTTACGTCAATCAGAAATTGAAATATCACCGAGTGTGGGCAATGATGAGTCATCTAAATTTATTCAGGGTGTGTGTCACAAAAACGATACTTTATTGATCTTGGTTGACCTCGATAAGCTGTTGTCCGAAGATGAGTGGTCTGAAGTCGCTTCAATATAA
- the ccmB gene encoding heme exporter protein CcmB, whose translation MTYLSFIQAELLVMWRRKQNVMNSLLFFLLVIVLFPLGIDSSEVFLSKAAGGIIWCATALACLLSVEALFKEDYHDGSLEQWVVSGLSLPILVLLKVILHSVMVILALIIMLPLLSQMLFLPANSFWPLLLSLLLAVPSLFLLGGIGAAVTVSLRQGAVLMLLIVLPLYVPIIIFATSVMKLTYSGLPYDGSLAILAAMFLFCLVLSPWMTAICIKASVS comes from the coding sequence ATGACCTATTTGTCCTTTATACAAGCTGAACTTTTGGTAATGTGGCGGCGCAAGCAGAATGTGATGAACAGCTTGCTGTTTTTTCTTTTGGTGATCGTATTATTTCCACTTGGCATCGATTCATCTGAGGTGTTTCTTAGTAAAGCCGCAGGAGGCATCATTTGGTGTGCAACTGCCTTAGCTTGTCTTTTGTCCGTAGAAGCTTTGTTCAAAGAAGATTACCATGATGGCTCGTTAGAACAGTGGGTCGTCAGTGGTTTGTCTTTGCCAATTTTGGTTTTGCTGAAAGTGATATTGCATTCTGTAATGGTTATATTGGCATTGATTATTATGTTGCCATTATTAAGTCAGATGTTGTTTTTGCCTGCGAACAGCTTTTGGCCTTTGCTACTGAGTTTATTGCTTGCTGTGCCAAGTCTGTTTTTATTGGGAGGAATTGGCGCTGCAGTTACTGTGTCCTTGCGACAAGGAGCGGTATTGATGTTATTGATTGTTTTGCCCTTATATGTACCTATTATTATTTTTGCTACCTCTGTGATGAAATTAACGTATTCGGGGTTGCCATATGATGGTTCACTGGCCATTTTAGCGGCCATGTTTTTATTTTGCTTAGTATTGTCTCCTTGGATGACTGCTATCTGCATCAAAGCGAGCGTGAGTTAA
- a CDS encoding DUF2802 domain-containing protein, producing the protein MESQWLFNLLLVLQFVLLLVVMTWAFRLSKRIKQLKSQQFEADINHKKQVQVLASGSIGMGRRLVAIEKKLNLAVEKQSEILSKEGSVSYNRAMELLEMGATIDDLVSKCGLIRAEAELISLLKKESRRDSDYH; encoded by the coding sequence ATGGAATCTCAATGGTTATTTAACCTTCTTCTGGTGCTGCAGTTTGTATTACTGCTGGTTGTGATGACGTGGGCCTTTCGTCTATCAAAACGAATCAAGCAGCTTAAGTCACAGCAATTTGAAGCGGACATTAACCATAAAAAGCAAGTACAGGTATTGGCATCGGGTTCTATCGGAATGGGACGTCGCTTGGTAGCCATTGAGAAGAAATTAAACTTGGCAGTAGAGAAACAGTCCGAGATTTTGTCTAAAGAGGGCAGTGTTTCTTACAATCGTGCCATGGAGTTGTTGGAGATGGGCGCCACCATAGACGATTTAGTCTCTAAATGTGGTTTGATTCGTGCTGAGGCAGAATTGATTAGCTTGCTCAAGAAAGAGTCTCGCCGGGATTCAGACTACCATTGA
- a CDS encoding heme lyase CcmF/NrfE family subunit has product MFVEIGHFSLILALFFAVALACLPIVGYFCTNLVLLATARPLTLVMSVLVMLAFLALTWAFVSDDFSVLYVTQNSNSQLPMRYKISAVWGGHEGSLLLWVLILSAWCSAVALRIRSLPSEIGPLVLSVLGWVASGFLAFLLFTSSPFIRVLPDVPTDGGDLNPLLQDIGLILHPPILYMGYVGFSVAFAFAVVALLTGNLNAAWARWARPWTALAWASLTLGITLGSWWAYYELGWGGWWFWDPVENASFMPWLAGTALLHSLAVTEKRGVFKSWTVLLAIFTFSLSLLGTFLVRSGVLTSVHAFAADPTRGVFILALLILLVGGSLLLYALRANQVKSSVSFGFSGREAWLLLNNIFLTVLTLTVLLGTLYPLIFDVLGLGRISVGAPYFNAVFSPIALLLMVFMSLGPLSRWHRTNLRVLLKPMCFSAAVAIVGASLIVYWQAFDAWAWVSLSVAFWVISLTSYEWLSKQLIGWKLSRWRRLAAGYYGMLLAHFGMAICLIGIILVTVNSHQAMVKMAPGEDTELGGYRFVFEKMQIIKGPNFVSDKAHFEVYQNDRLIADLYPEKRFFTTRQQVMTEAALGAGFTRDLYISLGEQLPDDAWGVRIHIKSFVRWIWLGGVLMMLGGLLAAIDKGYRKRGTS; this is encoded by the coding sequence ATGTTTGTTGAAATTGGACATTTCTCTTTAATACTGGCCCTGTTTTTTGCGGTGGCTCTGGCCTGTCTTCCTATTGTTGGTTATTTTTGCACTAATTTAGTTTTGTTAGCCACGGCTCGGCCTTTGACTTTAGTCATGTCTGTGTTGGTCATGTTGGCGTTTCTAGCGCTTACCTGGGCTTTCGTAAGCGACGATTTTTCTGTGCTTTATGTTACTCAAAACTCCAATAGCCAATTGCCAATGCGTTATAAGATCAGTGCAGTGTGGGGAGGACATGAAGGTTCTTTATTGCTGTGGGTATTGATTCTGTCAGCTTGGTGTTCTGCGGTAGCGCTTCGCATTCGATCCTTGCCGAGTGAAATTGGCCCCTTGGTTCTGTCGGTATTAGGCTGGGTGGCGAGTGGCTTTTTGGCCTTTCTGTTGTTTACTTCTTCGCCTTTTATTCGAGTGCTGCCTGATGTGCCGACGGATGGAGGAGATTTAAATCCTCTCTTACAGGATATTGGCCTAATTCTTCATCCACCTATATTGTACATGGGCTATGTAGGATTTTCCGTTGCCTTTGCTTTTGCTGTGGTGGCTTTGTTGACGGGGAACCTGAATGCCGCTTGGGCTCGATGGGCTCGGCCTTGGACGGCGTTGGCATGGGCCTCATTGACGCTCGGTATTACCTTGGGAAGCTGGTGGGCTTATTATGAATTAGGCTGGGGAGGCTGGTGGTTTTGGGATCCAGTCGAGAATGCTTCTTTTATGCCTTGGTTAGCGGGTACTGCACTTTTGCATTCTTTGGCAGTAACGGAAAAGCGTGGTGTGTTTAAAAGCTGGACAGTGTTGCTGGCGATTTTTACTTTCAGCTTGTCTTTATTAGGGACTTTCCTCGTTCGTTCTGGAGTGTTGACTTCAGTACATGCTTTTGCAGCGGACCCAACTCGTGGAGTTTTTATCCTTGCCTTGCTGATTCTTCTTGTGGGCGGCAGTTTGTTGCTTTACGCGTTACGTGCCAATCAAGTTAAATCCAGTGTGAGTTTTGGTTTTAGTGGTCGTGAAGCTTGGTTATTGCTCAATAATATTTTCCTAACCGTACTTACTTTAACTGTGTTACTTGGCACACTTTATCCCTTAATTTTTGATGTCTTGGGGTTAGGTCGTATTTCCGTGGGGGCACCTTATTTTAATGCGGTTTTTAGTCCCATTGCTTTACTGTTAATGGTCTTCATGTCCCTTGGCCCCCTGTCCCGGTGGCATCGCACTAATTTGCGTGTACTCCTTAAACCAATGTGTTTCTCAGCTGCTGTTGCCATAGTAGGAGCATCATTGATTGTCTATTGGCAAGCTTTTGATGCTTGGGCTTGGGTGAGTCTTAGTGTGGCTTTTTGGGTGATTTCATTGACCTCATATGAATGGCTAAGTAAGCAATTAATAGGCTGGAAGCTTTCTCGATGGCGCCGTTTAGCTGCGGGTTACTATGGCATGTTGTTAGCGCATTTTGGCATGGCAATTTGTTTGATTGGTATTATTCTGGTAACAGTGAATAGTCATCAGGCTATGGTGAAAATGGCACCTGGAGAAGATACTGAATTAGGTGGCTATCGTTTTGTTTTCGAAAAAATGCAGATAATAAAAGGACCTAATTTTGTCTCCGATAAAGCGCATTTTGAAGTCTATCAAAATGATCGATTGATTGCGGATTTGTACCCGGAAAAACGTTTCTTTACGACGCGTCAACAAGTGATGACGGAAGCCGCTCTCGGGGCAGGTTTTACTCGTGATCTTTATATATCACTTGGTGAACAGTTACCGGATGATGCCTGGGGCGTGAGAATACATATTAAGTCGTTTGTGCGCTGGATTTGGTTAGGTGGAGTATTGATGATGCTAGGGGGCTTGCTGGCAGCAATCGATAAAGGTTACAGAAAGCGAGGCACATCATGA
- a CDS encoding DsbE family thiol:disulfide interchange protein yields the protein MMKWSLRLLPFFIFLVLALVLFFQLGKDPQYMPSALVGQSVPDFRLVTLEGNDLVTSSHMPKQPYLINFWGTWCPACHVEHPFLVELAQQGVIIIGIDYKDEASAAKQWLAQKGNPYQLVLQDELGQFGLDMGVTGAPETFVVNGQGMITFRLQGVLNEQSWQEVQRHLQ from the coding sequence ATGATGAAATGGAGCCTTAGATTACTACCATTTTTTATTTTCTTAGTGTTGGCTTTAGTACTGTTTTTTCAGCTAGGTAAAGACCCACAATACATGCCTTCGGCTTTGGTTGGTCAATCCGTACCTGACTTTAGATTAGTGACCTTGGAGGGAAATGACTTAGTCACTTCTTCTCACATGCCAAAACAGCCCTATCTTATTAATTTTTGGGGCACTTGGTGCCCAGCTTGCCATGTGGAGCACCCATTTTTGGTGGAATTGGCTCAGCAAGGGGTGATCATCATTGGTATTGATTATAAAGATGAAGCCTCCGCAGCCAAACAGTGGTTGGCACAGAAGGGCAATCCTTATCAGTTAGTATTACAAGACGAGTTGGGGCAATTTGGTTTAGATATGGGAGTGACCGGCGCACCAGAGACTTTTGTCGTGAATGGACAAGGTATGATTACTTTTCGCCTGCAAGGTGTTCTCAATGAACAAAGCTGGCAAGAGGTTCAGAGGCATTTACAATGA
- the ccmA gene encoding cytochrome c biogenesis heme-transporting ATPase CcmA, which translates to MQTNLSLTLSDICIERAEHILCQQLNYSLKSGHLYRILGENGAGKTSLLKVISGILMPLEGRVIVDNSHDQDDQDDQDDQDTLIKNSLYLGHRYGIKSHLSVLENVTCYCPQASNEKIKRVLLHLKLYSYQHSLVKHLSEGQRKRVALARLWLSDKAIWLLDEPLASLDKDGVALLEAKFQEHINSGGLIVLTSHQELLSVSVKTIELLS; encoded by the coding sequence TTGCAGACCAATCTATCTTTAACATTATCTGACATTTGTATAGAACGTGCCGAACATATTTTGTGTCAGCAATTAAACTATTCTCTCAAATCGGGGCATTTGTACCGTATTCTTGGGGAAAATGGTGCCGGCAAAACCTCATTGTTAAAGGTCATCTCAGGGATTCTCATGCCACTTGAGGGGCGAGTGATTGTTGATAATTCTCATGATCAAGACGATCAAGACGATCAAGACGATCAAGATACACTCATTAAAAACAGTCTTTATTTGGGGCACAGATACGGCATTAAAAGTCACCTTAGTGTGCTTGAAAATGTGACCTGCTATTGCCCACAAGCGAGCAATGAAAAGATAAAAAGGGTGTTGTTGCACCTTAAACTTTATTCTTATCAGCATAGTTTGGTTAAACATTTGTCTGAAGGACAAAGAAAGCGAGTAGCGTTGGCGCGTTTATGGTTGTCTGATAAGGCCATTTGGTTATTAGATGAACCTTTGGCGAGTTTGGATAAAGATGGCGTTGCCTTATTGGAGGCTAAATTTCAAGAACATATAAATTCAGGTGGGCTGATCGTCTTGACGAGCCATCAAGAATTATTGTCTGTGTCTGTTAAAACGATTGAACTTTTGTCATGA
- a CDS encoding EscU/YscU/HrcU family type III secretion system export apparatus switch protein, whose product MKKAVALKYDYQNAPVIAAKGSGLLAERIMQVAEENDVMLHQSPELVEVLSTLELGEEIPESLYLAVAEIIAFAHQIKDHQW is encoded by the coding sequence ATGAAAAAAGCAGTAGCACTCAAATACGATTATCAAAACGCTCCTGTTATAGCAGCTAAAGGAAGCGGATTGTTAGCAGAAAGAATCATGCAGGTAGCAGAAGAGAATGATGTCATGCTCCACCAGAGCCCTGAACTGGTTGAGGTACTGAGCACTTTGGAGTTGGGTGAGGAAATACCCGAATCTTTATATCTCGCAGTGGCAGAAATTATCGCGTTTGCTCACCAAATTAAGGATCATCAATGGTAG
- a CDS encoding cytochrome c-type biogenesis protein — MKPLLILIISLFSLTGSLQADDLLSFSSTLNQVRYQSLVEELRCPKCLNQNLADSNAEIAIDLRNQVHNMIEAGKTDQEIIDYMVARYGQFVLYRPQNTGSTMLLWYGPFALLALGLLVFIGVIWRSRHKRANL; from the coding sequence ATGAAACCTTTACTTATCTTGATCATAAGCCTGTTTTCATTAACGGGAAGCTTACAGGCGGACGATTTATTGTCCTTTAGTTCGACCCTAAATCAAGTGCGATACCAAAGTTTGGTAGAAGAGCTACGTTGTCCTAAATGTTTAAACCAGAATTTGGCGGATTCGAATGCTGAGATCGCGATTGATCTTAGAAATCAGGTTCATAACATGATAGAAGCTGGTAAAACCGATCAAGAAATTATTGATTATATGGTGGCGCGATACGGTCAATTTGTTTTATATCGACCGCAAAACACTGGCTCGACTATGCTTCTTTGGTATGGGCCATTTGCATTACTGGCGTTGGGTTTATTGGTGTTTATTGGTGTTATTTGGCGATCACGTCATAAAAGGGCAAATCTATGA
- the ccmD gene encoding heme exporter protein CcmD: MAFDTLSDFLAMGKHGLYVWSAYAIGCGSLLIFILTSICQRRNARIALKKRYQKEE; encoded by the coding sequence ATGGCATTTGACACCTTGAGTGATTTTTTAGCAATGGGTAAACACGGACTGTATGTTTGGTCTGCTTACGCCATAGGTTGTGGTAGTTTGTTGATTTTTATTTTGACGAGTATATGTCAGCGCCGTAACGCAAGGATTGCCCTGAAGAAGCGTTATCAAAAGGAAGAGTAA
- a CDS encoding flagellar hook-length control protein FliK yields MISDIKSMISGQSSSTDTSSARLNTVGTLAKLSNEMKLIENLSLIKFLGSENTLFQGKPVQLLHASSQHQPFTLINSGPAIDISDLNNVKMSRNGHHQASLELPANSNTQLSNQTSPTQTRLGNLNIASQVIQLTVVSSLPNPLSANVTSQQTTPNQTQLNTQQAIQPGTAQSSSNVASANPSTSNQASSPQTQTTASTSSNPSQAQTNVSNNSSLGNNQTNATNATKTTQNTVSNSVNQSLTNTSANATNNASQTQPQGPTELTYASLNKRPLSNLSLTNNSSTPTASNQAAQSSSNTTSGGQTPHVGSNTQPTQTPASNQFQHTQGQHILQVTDGQSEFQLISQQALKKGDTLRVFVDANHQLQSLPAKQANESMPLQTQALRQSLPKQLAASEMNSLINQLQRISQTEGADLPPRTQQALQQLLQHLPNLPQVTGSPEAMKQAMQTSGTFAESLLLNDQKNQIPADFKLNLERLKDSQDAMLITRTTSTIPTEQIANAIERITTNQLRHLSEPGQLNSQMYPLHIEVPIKDQQQQHRLVHIEIDQDNNQTQHEKHERRWLVKLQFDFEETGRFDARTSIQGNKVGILFAAESLDTVQKLQHNMPILKDKLNQKDIEIERLDAFQAKLVQTEKNKPSQQSLIDVRT; encoded by the coding sequence ATGATCTCTGACATTAAATCAATGATTAGCGGCCAATCTTCTTCAACGGACACCTCATCCGCTCGCCTAAATACTGTTGGCACCCTAGCCAAACTCAGCAACGAAATGAAGCTGATTGAAAACCTTTCGCTCATCAAATTTCTAGGCAGTGAAAATACCTTATTTCAGGGGAAGCCTGTACAGCTGCTTCACGCTTCTAGCCAGCATCAGCCTTTTACCTTAATTAACTCAGGTCCTGCTATTGATATCAGTGACTTAAACAACGTTAAAATGAGTCGAAACGGTCATCATCAAGCCAGTTTAGAATTGCCTGCTAACAGCAACACTCAGCTTAGTAATCAGACAAGCCCTACCCAAACGCGCCTTGGTAACCTAAACATTGCTTCACAGGTTATTCAACTGACCGTAGTTTCCAGCTTACCAAACCCTTTATCCGCTAATGTTACAAGCCAGCAAACTACCCCTAACCAGACACAGCTAAATACGCAACAAGCCATTCAGCCAGGTACTGCACAGTCATCATCTAATGTGGCGTCCGCCAATCCTTCTACCTCTAATCAAGCCAGCAGCCCTCAAACACAAACAACAGCATCCACTTCCAGTAATCCATCTCAAGCGCAGACCAACGTCAGTAACAACAGCTCATTAGGTAACAATCAGACGAATGCAACCAACGCTACTAAAACAACACAGAATACAGTCTCTAACTCGGTAAATCAGAGTCTCACTAATACCTCAGCAAACGCCACTAACAATGCCTCTCAAACCCAACCTCAAGGGCCAACCGAGTTGACTTACGCCTCTCTTAATAAACGACCCTTGAGTAACCTCAGCCTTACTAATAACAGCAGTACGCCAACAGCAAGTAACCAAGCTGCTCAATCATCGTCAAACACAACATCTGGAGGTCAAACGCCCCATGTCGGAAGCAATACTCAACCGACTCAAACACCTGCATCTAACCAGTTTCAGCACACTCAGGGACAGCATATTCTGCAAGTGACAGACGGTCAGTCCGAGTTTCAGTTAATCAGTCAACAAGCGCTTAAAAAAGGTGACACACTTAGAGTATTTGTCGATGCGAATCATCAACTGCAAAGCCTGCCAGCCAAACAGGCAAACGAATCTATGCCATTACAGACACAGGCCTTAAGACAAAGCTTACCAAAACAACTGGCGGCCTCTGAAATGAATAGTTTAATCAATCAATTACAAAGGATTTCCCAAACGGAAGGGGCTGATTTACCACCACGAACACAACAGGCACTGCAACAGCTTCTGCAACACCTGCCCAACCTGCCTCAGGTTACTGGCTCACCCGAAGCAATGAAACAAGCCATGCAGACCAGCGGCACTTTTGCTGAATCCTTGCTACTTAATGATCAAAAAAATCAGATTCCAGCGGATTTCAAATTGAACTTGGAACGCCTTAAAGACAGCCAAGATGCCATGCTGATTACGCGAACAACAAGCACAATCCCCACAGAGCAAATTGCCAATGCGATTGAGCGTATTACAACTAATCAGCTACGCCATCTTAGCGAACCTGGTCAATTAAACAGCCAAATGTACCCTTTGCACATTGAAGTGCCGATCAAAGATCAGCAACAACAGCACAGGTTAGTTCACATTGAAATAGATCAAGATAACAACCAAACGCAGCATGAAAAGCACGAGCGCCGTTGGTTAGTGAAATTACAATTTGATTTTGAAGAAACCGGTCGCTTTGACGCCCGAACCAGTATCCAAGGCAATAAAGTGGGTATTTTATTTGCTGCAGAAAGTCTCGATACGGTACAAAAGCTACAACATAACATGCCCATTTTAAAGGACAAGCTCAATCAAAAAGACATTGAAATAGAACGTCTTGATGCTTTTCAAGCAAAATTAGTTCAGACAGAGAAAAATAAACCCAGTCAACAATCTTTGATCGACGTGAGAACCTAA